From the genome of Nicotiana tabacum cultivar K326 chromosome 2, ASM71507v2, whole genome shotgun sequence:
GCCAAAGCCATGAGTATTAGTCACTAGACCGTATCCTACGAACCTAtcaaattttaggtcaatcagagtatgtcaataaaatttttacaatattagcATGTACGAAACACACGAAAAATGGATATAATCACAAACTCTTGTTGCATGAACACGAAATGCCATAAAATGAACCCCCAACGTCATAGTAAAGCAATAAGTATTGGTCATTAGGCCATTTTCTATGGACTTACGAATTTTCTGGCTAACCGAAGTTAGTTAATGTTTTTTACAAAATAAACAAATGTATTAATACACCCGAAAAAGTGAATATAATTATAAATTCGTGTTGTATGACttcaaaataccaaaaaatgaacCTGATAGTCATTGCGAAATAATGAGTACTGGTCACTGGGCCGTTTCCAATGGACGTAAGAGATTTCAGGCCACTTAGAGTCCgtcaaaaaaattatataaagtcAGCATATACTAATATACACGAAAAAGTAGATATAATCACAAAACCCATGATGCATgaccccaaaacataaaaaataaaccGTAAAAGCAATAAGTATTAGTCACTAGGATGTTTCCTATGGACCTACAAGATTTCAAGCCAATTAGAGTCCGTCATAAAAATTCTACAAAATCCGCATATATTAATATACACGACAAAGTGGATATACTCAAAAATTCATTAGTCATAGCAAAATAATGAGTGTTGGTCAGTAGGTCATTTTCTATGAACCTGCAAATTTCAAGTTAATCGAATTTCgcaaaaaataattaaacaaaatcaacATGTACCAATTAAACACAGAAAAGTGGATACAATTCTAAATTGGTATTAAATGATCTTGAAACGCCATAAAATGAACCTGAAAGTCATTGCGAAGCAATAAGGACTGCTCACTCGGCTGTTTCCTATGTACCTACAAAATTTCAAACCAATTAGAGTTCGTCAAAAAAATTCTACAAACTTAGCATGTATTAATACACATAAAAAAGTAAATATAATCACAAATCTGTGATGCATGgcccaaaaacatcaaaaaatgaacCTGAAAGTCATGGCGAAATAATAAGTATTAGTTACTCGTCCATTTCCTATGGACCTACGAAATTTCAAGCCAGTCGAAATCtgtcaatttttttttacaaaatcagCATGTACTAAACTGAGTAGACCATCTCAGTCTGCTCTACAAGATAAAAGAAAGTATCAAAAAAAAATCTACATTCTCTGCCTCGCTATACACATTCTAGTCTCTACCTGTTAATGACTAATATTTACCATTGCTGAGCAACACTCGCGTATAGCCTTTAGCTCTGAAGTTGCACATGCAAGCCACTCTCCTAGCTAGGACTTCCCATGCTGTAGTTTGCTTCTCTAAGATCCGTGAATTTCTGTCAATCCACAGTGCATGAATATATACTGCATAGACTAGCTTAAGTACTCTTGCCATCTGAGATCTGCCCTTAGTTTCATAACTATCCATTGGTGATTTGCTTCCCATGAGTCTATAGGAGGATACTGAATTTGCAGCCAGAGCATGAGTCTATGCCATAGGCATTTACCATATTCGCATTCAACAAACAAATGATCTCGCGTCTCTAGTTTTTTATTGCAGAAACAGCAAGTGTCATCTACCGGCATTCCCCATTTCTTTAACTTATCAGCTGTTAACATTCTTTCTTGCACCTGGAGCCACATGGTGAAGATGACTTTTGGTGTTGCTTGGTTTTGACACATCAATCCTTTCCATGAAACTTTTGGAAGTACACCTAGTAGTTGCACGTACACTTATTTTATAACTGTGCGTTGTGATAGGTTGCTAATAAGGTGTAACCTGTCCCTTGCCTCAAACACCTTTCGAACCATCCAACAGGCTTGCTTTGGTACTCCCATATGCATGAACTCCTACTCTCTGATATAGTAGCTATGGATCCATCTAATTCATAACTTGTCATTCTTGTTAGCCAACTCCCAGCATGTATTAGTGATAGTCGCTTTGTTCCACATGGCCAAGTTAATCATATTCAGTCCTCCAGCAGCTTTTGGAGAACACATCCTATCTCATGCCACCAAAGACTTTTTGGTTATTGTATTCACCCCAGACCATATATATCTTGTACAGTGTACTTCAATTGCTTTGATGACTTTAGCAGGTATAATGAAGATTTGAGCCCAGTAAGCTTGAATGTTAAAGATTACTGTTTGGACTAGCTGTATTCTGCCTGCATAAGACAGTTTCTTTGCTGTCCATGAAGAAATTCTGCTCACAACTTTGTCAATGAGAGGTTTCCATTACAATATTGATTGCTTCTTAGTATCAAAAGGTATGCCCAGATATTTGAAAGGCAATACTCCTTGACTGTACGCTAGGGCTTGTTGAATCTCGTGCTTCAGTTCATTGCTAACTCCTCCATAATATATTgagcttttggctagattttctTTAATCCTAGAAGCTTCTGAAAAGGTGTTGAACTTTTGGTGAAATAGGACAACATAAGTAGTATATCCTCTTGTGAAGAGGAGAAGGTCATCAACAAAGCTCAAATGAGTTAGGTCCAATCTAGAACACATAGGATGATAGTCGAAAGTTTTCTCATGTTTAAGTGCCTTTAGTTTCCTGCCCAGATACTCCATTGCTATGGCAAAGAGAAATGAAGACATAAAATCTCCTTGACTAAGCTCTCTAGCTGCATCAAATGGTTTAGTAGTCTTCCCATTTAGGAGAATGGCATAATTCATTGTTGATACACTCTAGGATCTAATTGGTAAATTGAACTAGAAATCCCAAATATTCCAAAACTTGATATAAGTACCTCCAGTTGACTGTATCATAGGCTTTTTGAATGTCCACTTTGACGAGTCATCTTGGAGAAATATTATTCCTTAAGTGAGACTTGACTAACCCATTAGTCAATAAATCATTATTTGCAACTTTCCTGCCAGGAATGAAGCCAGCTTGGGTGTCTGACACAATTGAAGCAATAACTTTTTGCAGCCTATTTGTAAGAATTTTGGAAATTAGTTTGTACAGAACAATGCATCAATCTATAGGTCTATATTCCTTGATACTTGTAGGATAAGGAACATTAGGAATCAAAGTGATGGCTGTGCAATTAATTGCTCTAAAAGGCTTGCGTGAATGAAAGAATTCCTTCACTACATGACACACTTCTGGTCTGATAAGTGTCCAAGTTCTTTTGAAAAATAATGCATTATAGCCATCAACACCCGGTGCTTTGTCATCTCCAATTGCACACAGAGCTTCAAATATTTCTTGGTCAGTGACTACAACACAAAGGCTCACATGCTGGGAGTGTGAGAGGACAAGTCCCAGTTTCAATATATATTTGTTCACCGTAGGCAAACGAGCTGATCTTGATCCCATAAGGAATTTATAGAAGGCAATTATTTCTTGTTGGATCTGCTTTTGGTTAGTGAGTCTATCTCCAAAGGCAATATTTAGTTTTGCAATAACTTTTCTATGACTTCTTTCCTTTATGACAGCTGAGAAATATTTGGTGTTAAAATCACCAAGTTTTATCCACTTAGCTCTGAATTTCTGCTAAAGGATGCTTTCCTCGTGACCATCTTTCGAGATCTTCAAGTAACCTTTTCTCTTCTAATGCTACTGCATCAGAGTAGCCCCTGTTCAGCTGCTCTTGAGTATCCTGCAGCCTGTATCTTAGATGTTCTATCTTAGTTGTTACTCCTCTGAACTCAGTGTTATTAAATTGATTTGGTTCTGACCTAAGAGCCTTCAACTTGTACCAGATATCTTTCATGGTGTCTGAATATAGTCGTGTCTGCCAAATTCCCTCAACCGCTGATAAGAAATCCTCATGATCAGCCCAAACATTAAAGAACTTAAATGGGATATTGCCACTGGATTCAACTGTCCTTAAAGTGATCATCATGGGAACATGATCTGAGATAAAAAGGCATTTTGTAGTCCACCTCCATATGACTAAAAATATTCATCCATTCATCATTTCCAATAGCTCTATCAATCCTGCTGAAAACTTTATCTGCACCTTGTTGTTTATTAGAACATGTATAGTATTCCCCCTTCCAAGGTAATTCACATTAGTTCAAATATTGCATACAAGCTGTGAAGTATTGAATCTCATTACTTGTTACTGGATTCCCATAAAGTCTGTCTTGTACATTTAACATTGAGTTAAAATATCACACTGAGTTAAAATCTCCCCAAATGAGCCAAGGATTGGTGATCTGTGCTGCAAGGTTTTGCAGATGCACCCACAAAGGCTTTCTCAGCTCAATTGTGTTAAACCCATTTATGATTGTCATGAGACAGTTCACTTGGTTCTTCCTTCCTCTAACATCACAATGCATAGCTTGAGCAGACTGATCTATCACTGTTATATCATAGTAGGAAGGATCTCATAATACCTAGACTCTTCCATTAGCAGCATGTTCATAGTTAAATCTTGCTTGCCATCCTGGCACTACCCTATTAGCAATGCCATATGCCTTATCTTTTTTTACTCTAGTTTATACTAAACCAACTAGTTTAATATTATTCTCTTTAATATAGGTACGCAACTCTTTTTTCTTATAATGTTTGTTGGTACCTCTAATGTTCCAAACCAACCAAGACATCAAGCAGGTTTGGATGTACCACCTGCAGATGGTAGTGACAAATTAGCCATCATAGCTACATTTGTCTGTTGACTAGGGCTTTACTTACCAGGTGATACAACTGCTTGTGCATAGTTCAGAGGCATTCCATTTACTTCAGCTGCTTTCTTCCCTTTATCAAGAGATTGTTGATGGCCTTCTGTAGGTATTGGTTCTACTACTCTGCTCTCATCAGCACAAGTAGTGATCCCTTGTTCATTCAGCATCATTGTCTGCCCTTGGTTAGTTTTGTGTGTAGGAGCTAACACAACTCCTGTACTCTTTTACACTTACTTCACAGGATGTGGCCTATTTCTTTTGGGCTGCTAAACTTGTTTAACCTCCTCCTTGTGAGCTTTTGTACAGTCATGACTAATTTTTAAGCACTTCTCACAGAATTCAGGTTTTCAATCATATTCTACTGTCTGATCAAAAAGCCTACCTGAGTCATCCATAATAGGGACCTTGCTTGGAAGAGGTTTAGTAATATTCACCTTAATGAGAATTCTGACATAAGAGATTCTAGTTTGTTTGGCAGTGTACTTATCCGCAAACAGTGAAATTCCTATTGTGCTTGCTATTCTACTTAATGAGCTACCTCCCCAGCAGTTCATGGGAAGTTTGGGAAATCTAACCCACAGAGGAATCTCAATTAAAAATTCAGTATCAAAATCAAACTGTGGACTCCATTGTTTCATTATCATGAGCCTATTGTTGACCGTATAAGGCCCCCCACACATAATTTTCTTCATATCAGCCATGGATTGAAACCTAACAATGTAGTAACCATAATCATGAGAATAGAGCTATGTCATAGTGACTGTATTCCACATCTGGTTTATATATCTATGCCTGTAGTTATACCCTGGCTTTTCCCCATTACATAGATGATTAGGGCACATTTCCACTTCAAAGTTTTAGCTTCTAAATCTGATTCCTCAAATTTGGCCACAAGATTACCTtctactaatttaggattaatgTAGTGCAAAGGCATATTATTAGCAGCTGATCGGTTACCATTAAGGACCCCAACCCAAGTTGATTCCCTAGTAATTTCCGGCAATGGAACAGTAATGTGTTCTGGTGATTGATTCTCAGCTTCCTTCTTCTTACCTAGTGTAGCATTAACCGATTTTGAAGCTTGATTTCCAGCTTCCAGCTCCTTACCCAATGGAACAGTAACACCCCTAGATGGAGGAGGTGTTATACTATCTCTCAAGTTCACTTGCATAAGAATAGGGCTCTGATTTGCTCGTTTATGCTATTGACTTACAAATGCAGAGGCTTCGACACAAGGGATCTAGGTAAGTATTCCACCTCCTACCTGCGTTTTGGAAGTTCTAGAGGTTGACTCCATGACTGCAGACAAGGTACTTCCGATGTTTTTGAGCTTGGGTATTTTGTCATCAACCTTGATCTGTTGCTTTTTAGGACAACTGCGTGCCTTCTTTCCTACTATTGACGAGGATGGCGCACGTTAGCTTAAACTGCATCGAGAGAGCGAGTAAGGAAACATTATTTCTTTTACGAACGAAAAGAATGTAATAAATATTAGTCACTAGGTCATTTTGTATGGACCTATGAAATTTCAAGCTAATCGGAGTTCGtcaataaatatttttacaaaatcaatATGACTAATACACACGAAAAAGTGGGTATAATCACAAATTCGCGATGCATGACCCCAGAGCACCCAAAAATAAACTCGAAAGTTATGGTGAAGCAATGAGTATTGGTCACTAGGTCGTTTCCTATGGACCTACTAAATTTAATGCCAAGCGGAGTCCGTAAATCGTTTTTACAAAATCAGCATGTACTAGTACACACGTAAGAGTGGATATAATCACAAATTCATATTACATTACTATGCAACGCCATAAAATAAATCGAAAGTCATGGTGAAGCAATTAATATTGATCACCATGTCATTTTCTATGGATTTACAAAATCTTAGACCAATTGGAGTCCGTCAAAATTTTTATACAAGATCAGCATGTACTAATATATACGAAAAAATAGATATAGTCACAAATTCGTATTGCATGActccaaaaaatcaaaaagtaaACCCGAAAGTCATGGCAAAGCGATGGGTATTAGTCACTAGGCCATTTTCTATAACttgcaaaatttgaggcaatTAGAGTCCGTAAAAAAATCTATAAAATTAGCATATACTAATGCACATTAAAAAGTAGATTTAATAACAAATTCGTGTTGCATGACCCCGAAATGCCATTAAATGAACccaaaatactaaaaaaatatcGTTAGTAATGGCAAAACCATAAGTATTAGTTATTAGTTCGCTTCCTACGAacctacaaaattttaggtcaatcagaGTATGTTCAAAATATTCTGCAATATTAGCATGTACTAATACGCATGAAAATATGGATATAATTACAAATTCTTATTGCATGACCATGAAACATCATAAAATAAAGATGAAACTCACGATGAAGCAATAAGTATTAATCATTAGACCGTTTTTACGGACCTACAAAATTTTTGGGCAACTACAAACCCACGATCTATCTCTATAAACATTTTCAATTATTGTTGATGCTTTCTGTAGAGAGGGAAAGCTTGATAAAGTGAAGGAGTTGGTTCTTGTAGGGCCAACAGAAAGGGGAAGCTTGATGCAATGAAGGAGTTGGTTCTTGTAGGGCCACCAGGGTGGAAGATGGATACTTTGGTACAGAATGAGAACTTCATTCTTAATTCTACAAGAATTTTTATGAAAGTCGTTCATTTGCTTCTCTTCGATGTAAGTTTGATTTTCCTATAATGTATTCTAATTTTTGGTCTAATTCTTCTTCTGATGATCGATTCAACCTCTGATAAAAAAGATATATCTTTTCAATAAGTTTAGTAATGAGCATAATGACCACATTATTCCAACAGAGAGAAAAACCTATAATTTGTTATAAGAAATTATGGTGGATATCTATCTtcctctcaaatgcttaatgacatattcaatgaaatatttcttcatttttcatgcctatataaaggcatTGTAATAGATGGAAAgaacacacaattgaagaagaaataaaatctcctctctttctctctatatctcttagcttattttttcttattctatattgttactttgagctatatttcataacacgttatcagcacgagactctaccgtaTCAAGAAGCTCTTTGAGATGACTAAGCAAATATAGATATCTCTCAgagcaaacttggatcaaagttcaattgtaaaaatatttgcttaattgattcatgtacgacacatacaatattcaaagagaagaaatatttctctcatttaagtatgtgtaaggcagatgttactacaatttctgatagtagtaatctaattaaagactctggaagagctactataactctgcctaatggaacaatacttatcatagagaatgcaatgttctcctccaagtccaagaggaacttgttgagttttaaagatatctgtcgaaataaatttcatattgagacaatagatgagaataatctcgAATATCTCATCATTACCAAGAATGTATCTGGCCAGAAAAGGGTTATTGAAAAGTTTTCATAtttatcttgtggcctgtattggacaagcattagtgcaattgaggcacattctatcgtaaaccaaaaggttactgattccaatatttttgtattttggcatgatcaattGGGACATcttggatcaattatgatgagacgaattatagaaaactcaaatgggcgtccattaaagaatttaaaaattcttttaaataataaattttcttgcacttcttgttatcaaggcaagttaattattagaccatcaccaacaaaggttgggattgagtcctCTGCATTCTTGGAACATATACAAGGggatatttgtggacctattcacccacctagttgGTCGTTTAGGTATTTTATGGTTTAAATAATGCAtttctagatggtctcatgtgtgcctattgtcatctcgcaacctgacgtttgcaaaattaatggcacaaataattcgattacgaGCACAGtttcccgataatccaattaagtctattcgaCTTGATAATGATGCTGAGTTTTCATtccaagcatttaatgattattgcttatcaattgggataaaagtggaacatcttgtagctcatgttcacactcaaaatgaccTTGCAGAGTCTTTGATTAAATGTttacaattgatagcaagactgttactcatgaaaacgagaTTGCCCATTTCTAtttggggtcatgccattttgcatGCTGCAATGCTAGTTCATCTTAGAccgataaattatcataaatatttcccgttgcaattagttttgggtcatgaatcTAATATATtccatttaagaatttttgggtGCGCAGTATATGTGCATCTAGCACAgccatatcgcaccaagatggATCCCCAAAGAAGGCTAGGAATATATGCTGGGTTTAAATcgccctctattattcgctaccTCGAAATATTAACGGGAGATTTGTTCACTGCTCGATTTGTAGATTGTCGATTCGAGGaggcatttttcccaaaattagggggagaaattgGTGAATCAAATGGGTAATTTCGTAAAAAAATTCATCATTATCTCctcttgatccacgtgcctctatttgtgaaaaagaggtgcaaaagattattcatttgcagaaaatagcaaatcaaatgccaggcacatttacggatctgaaaaggataaTGAAATCACATATCCATGCAGAGAATGTTCTAATCAGTATTGATGTCCTTGCtagacaatcttctagtgtcatagttaatgagtcaaaagcacgcctaaaatGTGACAGaccattgggttctaaggattgaaatcctagaaaaagaaaaataaatgatcaagatgacactacgaaTGAGTCTCCTAAATAAATCCATGATTTAACCGatcctgagattcatgaggaaatcaatGACACTGAgattcaagaaaataaggaactatcaataaacccaatcgatattgagacagatttgaatcgattgaatatagttgtggattatgtctttgcatacaatgttgcatctagcattatgtaagataatgaggatcttgaacctcaatccattggagaatgtcgacaaagacgtgattggccaaaatggcaagaagcaatccaatctgagttggattcacttgcaaaacgtgaagtttttgggcctgtagtccaaacacctaatggtgttaaaccTGTTgtctataaatgggtctttgtacgtaaaatgaatgagaaaaataaggtacaaagatataaggcacgccttgttgtaCAAGAATTTTCACAAAGGCATGGTGTCAATTATGAAGAGAcgtattctcctgttatggatgctataacgttcTGTTATCTCATTAGTCTTGCTATCCACGAAAAGCTTGACAtacatttaatggatgtggttacaacctacctttacggctcacttgataatgagatatacatgaaaatttccGAGGGACTTAAAATGCCTGACGCACAAAATTCAAAGtcccgaaaaatattttcaatcaaattgcaaagatctttgtatggtctaaagcaactaggaagaatgtggtataaccgccttaatgagtatttattaaaggaaggttatataaatcatgccatttgtccatgtgtttttataaagaaaacaacattggagtttgttgtacttgctgtatatgttgatgacataaatcttattggaactcctacaaaactccaaaaggcaattgattatttaaagaatgaattcgagatgaaagatctcagAATGACAAAATTATATATTGGTTTGCAAATTAAATATTTGGCAAACGAtacttttgttcatcaatctgcctacatagaaaaggtattgaaacggttttacatggatatAGCATaaccattaagtactccgatgattgttcgatcacttgatgtgaataaggacccgttccgacctcaaaaaaagaatgaagaacgttttggtcctgaagtaccatatcttagtgcaattggtgcactaatgtatcttgctaacactacaaggcctgacatatctttttcagttaatgtattagtaagatatagctctgctcctataaggagacattggaatgaaattaaacacatattacggtatctaaaagggactaccgatatgggcttattttatggcaatgattgcagtcccgatcttgttggttatgccgatgctgggtatttatctgacccacacaaggctcgatctcaaactggCTATGTATTTACATGTGGAGACACTGTAATATCTTGGccatcgactaagcaatcaatcgtggctacttacctaatcatgctgagataatttttattcatgaagcaagtcgagaatgtgtatggttgatgtctataatacaccttattcgagacaaatatggtttgaagtgtgacaaactacccacaattttgtatgaagacaatacatcatgcataacccaattgaagggaggattcataaaaggagataggacaaaacacatttcaccaaagttattttttacgcatgatcttcaaaagaatggtgatatcaatgtgcaatagatccgttcaagtgataatatggctgatttgttcatcaaatctctaccgacgtcaaccttcaagaaactagtgtacaagattgggatgtgaaggctcaaggatgtgaattgatgctctcatcagggggagttaatacgcggtgtactctttttcccttataaggttttgtcccacttggttttccttataaggtttttaatgaggcaaccaaaaggcgtatttctaaacatgtgtactctttttccttcactggaatattttttttctaataaggttttaacgaggcatatTATGTATGGATATCCAAGGGGGAGTTTTATAagaaattatggtggatgtctatcttcctccatgatctttccatcaaatgcttaatgacatattcaatgacatattttttcatttttcatgcctATAAAAAGGCATTGTAATAGATGGAAAtaacacacaattgaagaagaaataaaatttcctctctttctctctatatctcttatcttgtttttccttgttataTATTGTTTCGATGGAGAGAAAAATCTATAGTTAACTTTTTGAGAAATTTCTAAACGAACAAGCAATTTGCTACAACAGATAAAGTTAGTCTAAtagtataaaataatttataCTGATATATAcataacttaaaattttattaactttAAGATAAAAATTGGTTCTTATCCCATTCAATAGACCAAATCACATGTTTCTCAAAATTTTCTTATCCCATTCAATAGACCAAAACACATGTTTctcaaaattttactttttttcccAATATTAGAATGACGCCTTTCAGAAAAACTAATCCATTTCACAAAAAGTGaggcaataaaagaagaaaaaaggaaatccCATTTCCGCGCCCATattaaatcaaaatcaaaaaaataaaaaagaacccCCCAAAAAACAGTCACTTTACTCATATTCACCAACTTCTCCTCACTCCACTACTTCCGCCGCCGGCCACCGTACATCCGCCATGGACGACGGCGACAAAAGAGCCCTAGATCTAGTCAAAGAATTAGTCCACCGCTTACTCTCCACTTCTCCACCTCCCCCCAACCCCAATTCCTTAAACCCTAACCCTAACCTCCCTTCAGATCAACAGTTCCACCAAGCTTTAAGATACGCTATTCGCATACTCTCCAGTCGAATGACGCCTTCAATTGCTGCCGATGAGTCCGCAATGGCTGAGTCCATCAAGCGGCGGTTAGCTACTCAAGGTAAATCCTCTGATGCCCTCACTTTTGCTGATGTTTATTCCAAATTCTCGTCGAAAACTGGACCTGGAAGTGTGAAAAACAAATGGGCTGTTTTATATTTGCTTAAAACTGTCTCTGAAGATCGTAAAATTCAAAAACATCAGTCTAATAGTGTAGCTTCTAGTGGGTTTTTAAGCTCCGCATTGTCGGGTGGGTTACCTGAATTGGTTGGAAGTGAATCGAATCGTAATTTGAATAATTTGAAGGGTAAATTGGGGAAAATAGAGAAGGGCTATGTTGATGGTAGTTTGAATGatgaatttaggaatttgaattgtTTAGGGGATAATTCGAGGAGTTTGAGGGGTAGAGGTGATGTAGGGAAGGGATGGAGTGGAGGGGTTTTGATGGTTTCTAAGGATCCGGAGAAC
Proteins encoded in this window:
- the LOC107823783 gene encoding uncharacterized protein LOC107823783; amino-acid sequence: MNYAILLNGKTTKPFDAARELSQGDFMSSFLFAIAMEYLGRKLKALKHEKTFDYHPMCSRLDLTHLSFVDDLLLFTRGYTTYVVLFHQKFNTFSEASRIKENLAKSSIYYGGVSNELKHEIQQALAISSWTAKKLSYAGRIQLVQTVIFNIQAYWAQIFIIPAKVIKAIEVQERMLTADKLKKWGMPTHALAANSVSSYRLMGSKSPMDSYETKGRSQMARVLKLVYAVYIHALWIDRNSRILEKQTTAWEVLARRVACMCNFRAKGYTRVLLSNEQTEMVYSV